In Pseudomonas sp. PDNC002, the DNA window GCCACCAGCGGAATCAGCTGTTCCACGGTCGGCTTCTGGGTCATGGTGTTGACGAACTTGTTGGAAACCACGTACAGGCGATCGATACGACCATCCAGGTAGGCATCCAGCATGACCTTGACGCTGCCGATCAGATCATTGATCGACGGCTCTTCGCCCAGGTGGCTGATAGCTGCAACCACGTTGCCGCCATAGCTCTTGAAGAAGGATGCACCCTTGGAGCCGATCACGCAGAGGTCAATCTCCGCGCCACGATCGCGCTGCCCGCTCATGTCCTTGACGAGAGCCTTGAACAGGTTGATGTTCAGGCCGCCAGCCAGGCCACGGTCGGAGCTCACCACGATGTAGCCGACGCGTTTTACTTCACGCTCGACCATGAACGGGTGACGGTATTCCGGGTTGGCGTTGGCCAGATGGCCGATCACCTGGCGAATGCGCTCCGCGTAGGGACGGCCGGCCGCCATGCGCATTTGTGCCTTGCGCATCTTGCTCACCGCCACCTTTTCCATGGCATTGGTGATTTTTTGCGTGCTTTTGATGCTCGCAATCTTGCTGCGAATCTCTTTTGCGCCTGCCATTTCACACCTATCGGTTTAGCAGGCGGGGGCCGTCACCGACCCCCGCTGCGGCTTACCAGGTTTGGGTGGCCTTGAACTTCTCGATGCCGGCCTTGATGCCTGCGTCGATTTCGTCGTTGAAGTCACCCTTCTCGTTGATCTTCGCCAGCAGAGCGGCGTTCTCACGTTGGAAGTAGGCGATCAGCGCTTGTTCGAAGGCGCCCACCTTGGCGATCTCGACGTCCTGCAGGAAGCCACGCTCGGCGGCATACAGGGACAGCGACATCTCGGCGATGGACATCGGCGCGTATTGCTTCTGCTTCATCAGCTCGGTAACGCGCTGACCATGTTCCAGCTGCTTGCGGGTCGCGTCGTCCAGGTCCGAGGCGAACTGGGCGAAGGCCGCCAGTTCACGGTACTGGGCCAGCGCGGTACGGATGCCGCCGGACAGCTTCTTGATGATCTTGGTCTGGGCCGCGCCACCTACACGGGATACCGAGATACCGGCGTTGACGGCCGGACGGATACCCGAGTTGAACATTGCGGATTCCAGGAAGATCTGACCGTCGGTGATCGAGATCACGTTGGTCGGAACAAACGCGGAAACGTCGCCAGCCTGGGTTTCGATGATCGGCAGGGCGGTCAGGGAACCGGTCTTGCCTTTCACTTCGCCGTTGGTGAACTTCTCTACGTACTCTTCGGAAACGCGGGAAGCGCGCTCCAGCAGACGGCTGTGGAGATAGAACACGTCGCCCGGGTATGCTTCGCGGCCCGGCGGACGGCGCAGCAGCAGGGAGATCTGGCGGTAGGCCACGGCCTGCTTGGACAGGTCGTCGTACACGATCAGGGCGTCTTCACCGCGGTCGCGGAAGTATTCGCCCATGGTGCAGCCGGAGTACGGCGCCAGGTATTGCAGAGCAGCGGATTCGGAAGCACTGGCAACCACCACGATGGTGTTGGCCAGGGCGCCGTTTTCTTCCAGCTTGCGTACGACGTTGGCGATGGTCGATTGCTTCTGACCGATGGCAACGTAGACGCAGCGGATGCCGCTGTTCTTCTGGTTGATGATGGCGTCGATGGCCAGAGCGGTTTTACCGATCTGACGGTCACCGATGATCAGCTCGCGCTGGCCACGGCCTACCGGGATCATGGCGTCGACCGACTTGTAACCGGTCTGAACCGGCTGGTCTACCGACTTACGCCAGATCACGCCCGGTGCCACTTTCTCGACAGCGTCGGTCAGTTTGGCATCGATCGGGCCTTTGCCATCGATCGGGTTACCCAGGGCGTCGACAACGCGACCCAGCAGTTCCGGACCAACCGGTACTTCCAGGATGCGGCCGGTGCACTTGGCATTCATGCCTTCTTTGAGGTCCTGGTATTCACCCAGTACCACAGCACCGACGGAGTCTTGCTCCAGGTTCAGCGCCATACCGTAGACGCCGCCCGGGAATTCGATCATCTCGCCGTACATGACGTCGGCCAGACCGAAGATGCGCACGATGCCATCGGAAACACTGACGATGGTGCCTTCGTTGCGCGCTTGCGAGGCGACGTCGAGTTTCTCGATGCGCCCCTTGATGATTTCACTAATTTCGGAAGGATTGAGTTGCTGCATGCCGCTGCCCCTTCAAACTCAAGATTTCAACGCTTCGGCCAGTTTCGCGATTTTGCCGCGCACCGAGCCATCGATTACCAAGTCACCGGCGCGAATAACCACGCCGCCGATCAGGCTCGCGTCTTCCGACGCATGAAGTCGCACTTCGCGACTGAGCCGGGCGCTGAGAGCCTTGGCGAGTTTGTCCTGCTGTTGCTGGTCCAGGGCGAAGGCACTGGTGACCTCGACCTCGACCAATTTTTCCTGCTCGGCCTTGAGTTGCTCGAACATCACGAAGATGGTCGGCAGCAGGTCGAGCCGCTTGTTTTCAGCCACAGTCCGGACGAAGTTCTGGGCCGGAGCATTGAGCTTGTCGCCACACACGTCGATCAGCGCGTCAGCCTTGGCGGCTGCGGTCAGCTGAGGCTCTTTGAGCAACTGGCGCACGGTGTCGTCCTGCGACACTGCAGCCAGCACACCCAGAGCAGCGGACCAATCGGCCAATTGCTGATGAGCCTGGGCGTACTCGAAAGCCGCCTTCGCGTAAGGACGAGCCAATGTGGTCAGTTCTGCCATATCGCCCTCTGCTTAGATCTCGGCGGCCAGTTGATCAACCAGCTGCTTTTGCGCGTTGGCATCGATCGAAGCACCCAGGATCTTCTCGGCGCCGGAGACGGCCAGGGCACCCACTTGGGCACGCAGGGCGTCTTTGACGCTGTTGAGCTCCTGTTCGATCTGGGCTTTGGCCTGGGCGATCATGCGATCACCTTCGGCACGGGCCTGATCACGGGCTTCGTCAACGATCTGGTTAGCGCTCTTCTTCGCCTGCTCGATGATTTCGGCTGCCTGAGCCTTGGCTTCGCGCAGTTGCTGACCCGCTTTCTCGTGAGCCAGTTCCAGGTCACGAGCTGCGCGGTTGGCAGCGTCCAGGCCGTCGGCGATCTTCTTCTGACGCTCGTGCAGAGCCGCAATGACCGGAGGCCATACGAACTTCATGCAGAACAGGACGAAGATGGCGAACGCGATGGCCTGGCCGATCAGAGTTGCATTAATGTTCACGCCAATACCTCGCTCGTTCGTTGTTCAGTCACAGATTTCCGCACGGCGGAAATTACTGGGCAACCTGAGCGATGAACGGGTTAGCGAAGGTGAAGAACAGAGCGATACCAACACCGATCATGGTCACGGCGTCGAGCAGACCGGCGACGATGAACATTTTGACCTGCAGCATCGGAACCATTTCCGGCTGGCGAGCAGCGCCTTCCAGGAACTTGCCGCCCAGCAGGCCGAAGCCGATGGCGGTGCCCAGAGCGCCCAGACCGATCAGCAGAGCAACGGCGATAGCAGTGAGTCCAACTACAGTTTCCATTTTTCCTCCCGACTTTTTTGTCGTGTTGGTTAAAGGTTGAAGCAAGTTAAGGTGGTGAAGCTCTTCTTACGCCCACTCCCGCAGGGGAGAGGGCGTACAGAATCTTTGGATCAGTGGCTGTCTTCGTGGGCCATCGACAGGTAGACGATGGTCAGCATCATGAAGATGAAGGCCTGCAGGGTGATGATCAGGATGTGGAACACGGCCCACGCCCAGTTCAGCACGACGCCCATGCCGCCCAGCCAGAGGATGCCGGAACCGAACATCACGGCGATCAGGATGAAGATCAGCTCGCCGGCATACATGTTGCCGAACAGACGCAGTGCCAGGGATACCGGCTTGGCGATCAGGGTCACGAACTCCAGCAGGAAGTTCACGGGGATCAGGATGATCTGGACCACCATGTTGCTGCTGTGGAACGGGTGCAGGGTCAGTTCGCCGAGGAAGCCGCCGATGCCCTTGACCTTGATGCTGTAGAAGATGATCAGCGCGAACACTGCGATCGACATGCCGAAGGTGGCATTCGGGTCGGTGGTGGCCACGGCGCGGAAGAACAGGTGCTCGTTACCGGTGACCGCCTGAGCCGCCAGCGGCAGGAAGTCCACGGGCACCAGGTCGATCAGGTTCATCAGGAAGATCCAGACGAACACGGTCAGCGCCAGCGGTGCGATGAGCGGGTTACGGCCGTGGAAGGTGTCCTTCACGCTGCCGTCGACGAACTCCACGAGAACTTCGACGAAGTTCTGCAGGCCGCCAGGTTGACCGCTGGTAGCCTTCTTGGCCGCCATGCGGAAGATAAGGATGAACACCAGGCCGAGGAATACGGACCAACCCAGGGTATCAACGTGGAATGCCCAGAAGCCCATTTCCTTGGCTTGTTCGGCGGTGTGGGCGAACCCCCAGGAACCATCTGGCAGACGACCCAGGGTCAGGTTCTGCAAGTGGTGCTGGATGTAACCCGAAGCGCTTTCTGCTGCCATGTTTGCCTCAATCGCTCTAAGGTCTTGTAAATGTGTTTCGCATCAGCAGGGGCGACAACCAGCTGACCGCCAGGGTCAGAAGGTAGATGCCGAACAGCGCCAGTGGCGCCAGCGGCTTCACACCTGCGAACGTCAGTGCGAAGAGCACTGCCGTCAGAATCAGTTTTCCCGCCTCACCGGCATAAAAGGACCGGACTATCAGCTGGGCAGAACGCGCACCGCTGTAACGGAACGCCTTGCGAGCAAAGTACAGATTCGGCATCCACGCAATCAGACCACCGAGTAATCCGGAATAGCCTGCGACCGATCCCCGGGCAAACCACAGGGTTGCTGCACCGATAAGCAGCACCACCAGCTGGACGAGCAACAGGCGAAATGCCGGTTGACGATGGAAGGGCAAACGATTGGGCTTGCGGGGTTCCATCTGAGCTCACAGTCCTCTGGCGTCGGCTTCACAAATCAACAACTTGGCATACTTTGTGCCGACAAAATTGCGCGCAGAGTATAGGGGGCGCCGCATACCCATTCAACCGTCAGGTAGTGATTTCCGACGACCCCTACATGCTACGTTCGTATCAACGTATGTGCGCGAGAACGCCCTGAAGCTCATCGAGGGAGTTATAGCGGATCACCAACTGCCCTTTGCCCTTCTGTCCGTGGCGAATCTGCACCGGAGCGCCCAGGCGCTCGGCCAGGCGCTGTTCCAGCCGGCTGATGTCGGGGTCGGTCCTGACCGCTTTGACAGGTTCCTCGGGAGCATTGAGCCATTGGCGTACCAGAGCTTCTGTCTGACGCACGGTGAAGCCGCGTGCGACAACATGTCGCGCACCCTCGACCTGCCGATTCTCGGGTAGTCCGAGCAGGGCACGAGCATGGCCCATTTCCAGGTCGCCATGGGAAAGCAGAGTCTTGATCTCTTCCGGCAGGGCGATCAGGCGCAGCAGGTTGGCCACAGTCACGCGGGATTTGCCCACCGCATCGGCCACCTGTTGCTGAGTCAGCTGGAATTCCTGCTGCAGGCGCTGTAGCGCGGCCGCCTCCTCGATGGGATTGAGGTCCTCGCGCTGGATGTTCTCGATCAGTGCCATGGCGATGGCGGCTTCGTCCGGCACTTCGCGGACCATGGCCGGGATCTTGTCCAGACCAGCCTGCTGGGTCGCACGCCAACGGCGCTCGCCGGCAATGATCTCGTAGCGGCCCTTGCCGATAGGGCGTACCACGATCGGCTGCATCACGCCCTGGGCCTTGATCGACTGGGCGAGTTCCTCGAGGGCCTGCGGGTCCATGTCGCGACGAGGCTGGTACTTGCCGCGCTGGATCAGGTCCAGCGGCAGGTATTGCAGCTCCTTGCTGTCGACCTGCGCAGCTTCCTCCTGCAGCGTAGCGGCGCTGGAGCCACTGAGCAGGGCGTCCAGCCCGCGTCCGAGACCTCGTTTCTTGGCGGCCATGGGGTTCCTTAATCTCTTAGGCGGGAGCGGTGGTGCGGGAGGCGCGCTGACGGCGCACCAACTCGCCAGCCAGCGCCAGGTAGGCGAGGGCACCGCGGGATTGCTTGTCGTAGACCAGCGCCGGCATGCCGAAGCTGGGTGCCTCGGCCAGTCGCACGTTGCGCGGGATAACGGTGGTGTAGAGCTTGTCGCCGAAGTGTTCCTGCAGTTGCGCGCTGACGTCGTTGGTCAGGCTGATACGCGGGTCGTACATGGTACGCAGCAGGCCTTCGATCTTCAGCGCCGGGTTCAGGCGCTCGGCGATGCGCTGGATGCTGTTCATCAGGTCGGTCAGACCTTCCAGTGCGTAGTACTCGCACTGCATGGGGATGATCACGCCGTCCGAGGCGGACAGGGCGTTGACCGTCAGCATCGACAGCGACGGCGGGCAGTCGATGAGGATGAAGTCGTAGTTCTCGCGGATCGGCGCCAGCGCATGCCGCAGGCGGTGTTCCTTCACGTCCATCTCCAGCAGCACCACTTCCGCCGCGGTGAGGTCGCGGTTGGCGGGCAACAGCTGGTAGCCGCCGTGCTCGGAGAACTGCATGGCCTGGGCCAGGTCGCATTCGCCGGTGAGCACGTCGTAGATGGAATGGTCCAGGGACAACTTATCCACACCGCTGCCGGTGGTGGCGTTGCCCTGTGGATCGAGGTCAATCAGCAGCACGCGTCGCTTGGTGGCGACCAGCGATGCGGCAAGGTTGATACAGGTCGTGGTCTTGCCGACGCCGCCCTTCTGGTTGGCAATCGCGAATACCTTAGCCATGGTTTTCCCCACTCCCCGTCATGCAGTGCGGCGCAGTATCAGCAGATGGCGCTGGCCTTGGCAACCCGGCACCGCCAGAGCGTGTTCGGCTTCGACCCGGAAATCTTCCGGGAGTGCCGCGAGCTCGTCGCTGGGGTGTACGCCTTTCATGGCCAGCCAGTTTGTCTGCACGTCGCCGAGGTGGCGCGTCCAGTT includes these proteins:
- the atpG gene encoding F0F1 ATP synthase subunit gamma codes for the protein MAGAKEIRSKIASIKSTQKITNAMEKVAVSKMRKAQMRMAAGRPYAERIRQVIGHLANANPEYRHPFMVEREVKRVGYIVVSSDRGLAGGLNINLFKALVKDMSGQRDRGAEIDLCVIGSKGASFFKSYGGNVVAAISHLGEEPSINDLIGSVKVMLDAYLDGRIDRLYVVSNKFVNTMTQKPTVEQLIPLVAEDNAELKHHWDYLYEPDAKALLDGLLVRYVESQVYQAVVENNACEQAARMIAMKNATDNAGDLISGLQLIYNKARQAAITQEISEIVGGAAAV
- the atpA gene encoding F0F1 ATP synthase subunit alpha; protein product: MQQLNPSEISEIIKGRIEKLDVASQARNEGTIVSVSDGIVRIFGLADVMYGEMIEFPGGVYGMALNLEQDSVGAVVLGEYQDLKEGMNAKCTGRILEVPVGPELLGRVVDALGNPIDGKGPIDAKLTDAVEKVAPGVIWRKSVDQPVQTGYKSVDAMIPVGRGQRELIIGDRQIGKTALAIDAIINQKNSGIRCVYVAIGQKQSTIANVVRKLEENGALANTIVVVASASESAALQYLAPYSGCTMGEYFRDRGEDALIVYDDLSKQAVAYRQISLLLRRPPGREAYPGDVFYLHSRLLERASRVSEEYVEKFTNGEVKGKTGSLTALPIIETQAGDVSAFVPTNVISITDGQIFLESAMFNSGIRPAVNAGISVSRVGGAAQTKIIKKLSGGIRTALAQYRELAAFAQFASDLDDATRKQLEHGQRVTELMKQKQYAPMSIAEMSLSLYAAERGFLQDVEIAKVGAFEQALIAYFQRENAALLAKINEKGDFNDEIDAGIKAGIEKFKATQTW
- a CDS encoding F0F1 ATP synthase subunit delta is translated as MAELTTLARPYAKAAFEYAQAHQQLADWSAALGVLAAVSQDDTVRQLLKEPQLTAAAKADALIDVCGDKLNAPAQNFVRTVAENKRLDLLPTIFVMFEQLKAEQEKLVEVEVTSAFALDQQQQDKLAKALSARLSREVRLHASEDASLIGGVVIRAGDLVIDGSVRGKIAKLAEALKS
- a CDS encoding F0F1 ATP synthase subunit B; protein product: MNINATLIGQAIAFAIFVLFCMKFVWPPVIAALHERQKKIADGLDAANRAARDLELAHEKAGQQLREAKAQAAEIIEQAKKSANQIVDEARDQARAEGDRMIAQAKAQIEQELNSVKDALRAQVGALAVSGAEKILGASIDANAQKQLVDQLAAEI
- the atpE gene encoding F0F1 ATP synthase subunit C, translating into METVVGLTAIAVALLIGLGALGTAIGFGLLGGKFLEGAARQPEMVPMLQVKMFIVAGLLDAVTMIGVGIALFFTFANPFIAQVAQ
- the atpB gene encoding F0F1 ATP synthase subunit A; the protein is MAAESASGYIQHHLQNLTLGRLPDGSWGFAHTAEQAKEMGFWAFHVDTLGWSVFLGLVFILIFRMAAKKATSGQPGGLQNFVEVLVEFVDGSVKDTFHGRNPLIAPLALTVFVWIFLMNLIDLVPVDFLPLAAQAVTGNEHLFFRAVATTDPNATFGMSIAVFALIIFYSIKVKGIGGFLGELTLHPFHSSNMVVQIILIPVNFLLEFVTLIAKPVSLALRLFGNMYAGELIFILIAVMFGSGILWLGGMGVVLNWAWAVFHILIITLQAFIFMMLTIVYLSMAHEDSH
- a CDS encoding F0F1 ATP synthase subunit I → MEPRKPNRLPFHRQPAFRLLLVQLVVLLIGAATLWFARGSVAGYSGLLGGLIAWMPNLYFARKAFRYSGARSAQLIVRSFYAGEAGKLILTAVLFALTFAGVKPLAPLALFGIYLLTLAVSWLSPLLMRNTFTRP
- a CDS encoding ParB/RepB/Spo0J family partition protein, which encodes MAAKKRGLGRGLDALLSGSSAATLQEEAAQVDSKELQYLPLDLIQRGKYQPRRDMDPQALEELAQSIKAQGVMQPIVVRPIGKGRYEIIAGERRWRATQQAGLDKIPAMVREVPDEAAIAMALIENIQREDLNPIEEAAALQRLQQEFQLTQQQVADAVGKSRVTVANLLRLIALPEEIKTLLSHGDLEMGHARALLGLPENRQVEGARHVVARGFTVRQTEALVRQWLNAPEEPVKAVRTDPDISRLEQRLAERLGAPVQIRHGQKGKGQLVIRYNSLDELQGVLAHIR
- a CDS encoding ParA family protein — translated: MAKVFAIANQKGGVGKTTTCINLAASLVATKRRVLLIDLDPQGNATTGSGVDKLSLDHSIYDVLTGECDLAQAMQFSEHGGYQLLPANRDLTAAEVVLLEMDVKEHRLRHALAPIRENYDFILIDCPPSLSMLTVNALSASDGVIIPMQCEYYALEGLTDLMNSIQRIAERLNPALKIEGLLRTMYDPRISLTNDVSAQLQEHFGDKLYTTVIPRNVRLAEAPSFGMPALVYDKQSRGALAYLALAGELVRRQRASRTTAPA